A genome region from Megalobrama amblycephala isolate DHTTF-2021 linkage group LG18, ASM1881202v1, whole genome shotgun sequence includes the following:
- the vdac1 gene encoding voltage-dependent anion-selective channel protein 1 translates to MAVPPTYVDLGKSARDIFTKGYGFGLIKLDLKTRSENGLEFKSSGSANTETSKVAGTLETKYKWAEHGLTFTEKWNTDNTLGTEITLEDQLAKGLKLTFDSSFSPNTGKKSGKIKSCFQHEHINLGCDVDYDINGTAVHGAVVVGFEGWLAGYQMTFEAGRNRVSQSNFAVGYKTDEFQLHTNVNDGTEFGGSIYQKVNDNLETAVNLAWTAGNSNTRFGIAAKYQIDADASFSAKVNNSSLVGLGYTQTLKPGIKLTLSALLDGKNINAGGHKLGLGLEFEA, encoded by the exons ATGGCCGTTCCTCCGACATATGTGGACCTGGGCAAGTCTGCCAGGGACATCTTCACCAAAGGATACG GTTTTGGTCTTATCAAGTTGGACTTGAAAACAAGGTCAGAGAATGGATTG GAATTCAAAAGCTCCGGCTCGGCTAACACAGAGACCAGCAAGGTAGCAGGAACGCTGGAGACCAAGTACAAGTGGGCCGAACACGGCCTGACATTCACCGAGAAGTGGAACACTGACAACACTCTCGGCACAGAGATCACTCTGGAGGACCAG TTGGCCAAAGGGCTGAAGTTGACATTTGATTCCTCCTTTTCTCCAAACACTGG GAAGAAGAGCGGGAAGATCAAGAGCTGCTTCCAGCACGAGCACATCAACCTGGGCTGTGATGTGGACTATGACATCAACGGCACCGCAGTGCACGGAGCCGTGGTCGTGGGCTTCGAGGGTTGGCTGGCCGGCTACCAGATGACATTTGAGGCGGGCAGGAACCGGGTCTCCCAGAGCAACTTCGCTGTCGGATACAAGACCGACGAGTTTCAGCTCCACACAAATGT GAATGATGGAACAGAATTTGGCGGCTCCATTTACCAGAAAGTGAACGATAACCTGGAGACGGCAGTTAACCTGGCCTGGACCGCTGGAAACAGCAACACCCGCTTCGGCATCGCTGCCAAGTATCAGATCGATGCCGACGCTTCCTTctcg GCCAAAGTGAATAATTCTAGCCTCGTCGGCCTGGGATATACTCAAACCTTGAAGCCCG GTATCAAGCTGACCCTTTCTGCTCTTCTGGATGGGAAGAACATTAATGCAGGCGGCCACAAGTTGGGTTTGGGTCTGGAGTTTGAGGCATAG
- the LOC125252207 gene encoding E3 ubiquitin-protein ligase TRIM39-like isoform X2, with protein MSSSSGPLTEELQCSICLDVFTDPVTTSCGHNFCKTCLNKCWDNSQTCSCPCCKETFKHRPDLKINTTLREVVDHYKKKIPEKTTDVVKETEVLCDICEEREQKALKSCLVCQSSYCETHLERHLRVAGLKKHKLINPVSNLEDYICQKHERPLELFCRDDQTCVCPMCDVTDHKNHNTVSIEEESEEKKAQLMKTQKGVQQTIQDRIKKIQDIKHSSEVRKRNTEKEKAARVELFTDLIRSIERCQTELLEMMEEQQKAAEKQEEELIEELEQEITELKMRNSELEELSQTDDHLHFLQTYSSLCSPRNTRNWSEISMKTDESLETLRKALTQLQDTLQEKLTLTEVKRMQQYAVDVTLDPDTAHPNLILSDDGKQVRCGDIKQKLPDKPGRFDQCICVLGKERFSSGRFYFEVQVKEKTRWELGVARESIIRKGKISLSPSNGYWTVVLRNENEYEAFAGPPVSLSLSVKLQRVCVFVDYEEGLVSFYDVESSSHIYSFTDQSFNDKLCPYFSPGFNNGGKNSTPLIITPVNYNK; from the exons ATGTCATCCTCTAGTGGTCCACTGACTGAGGAGCTTCAGTGCTCTATCTGTCTGGACGTGTTCACTGATCCAGTCACCACTTCATGTGGACACAACTTCTGCAAGACCTGTCTGAATAAGTGCTGGGACAACAGCCAGACCTGCAGCTGTCCATGTTGTAAAGAAACATTCAAGCACAGACCTGATCTCAAGATTAATACCACACTCAGAGAGGTTGTAGATCACTATAAGAAGAAAATTCCTGAGAAAACAACTGATGTTGTGAAAGAAACTGAAGTTCTGTGTGACATCTGTGAGGAAAGAGAGCAGAAAGCCCTGAAGTCGTGTCTGGTGTGTCAGAGCTCTTACTGTGAAACTCACCTGGAGCGTCATTTGAGAGTGGCAGGTTTAAAGAAACACAAACTGATCAATCCTGTGAGTAATCTGGAGGACTATATATGTCAGAAACATGAGAGACCTCTGGAGCTGTTCTGTAGAGATGATCAGACATGTGTGTGTCCGATGTGTGACGTGACAGACCACAAGAACCACAAcactgtttctatagaagaGGAGAGTGAGGAGAAGAAG GCTCAACTGATGAAAACACAGAAAGGTGTGCAGCAGACGATCCAGGACAGAATCAAGAAGATTCAAGACATCAAACACTCATCAGAAGTCAGAAAA AGAAACACAGAGAAGGAGAAAGCAGCCCGTGTCGAGCTCTTCACTGAtctcatccgctccattgagagatgTCAGACTGAACTGCTGGAGATGATGGAGGAGCAGCAGAAAGCAGCAGAGAAACAGGAGGAAGAGCTCATTGAAGagctggagcaggagatcactGAGCTAAAGATGAGAAACTCTGAGCTGGAGGAGCTCTCACAGACTGACGATCACCTCCACTTCCTACAG ACCTACTCATCCCTGTGCAGCCCTAGAAACACCAGGAACTGGTCTGAGATCAGTATGAAGACTGATGAGAGTCTGGAGACTCTGAGGAAAGCTCTGACTCAACTGCAGGACACTCTACAGGAGAAACTCACGCTAACTG AGGTGAAGAGGATGCAGCAGtatgcag TGGATGTGACTCTGGATCCTGATACAGCTCATCCAAACCTCATCCTGTCTGATGATGGAAAACAAGTGAGATGTGGAGACATTAAGCAGAAACTCCCAGACAAACCAGGGAGATTTGATCAATGTATATGTGTTCTGGGAAAGGAGAGATTCTCCTCAGGGAGATTTTATTTTGAGGTGCAGGTGAAGGAAAAGACTAGATGGGAGTTAGGAGTGGCCAGAGAATCCATTATCAGGAAGGGAAAGATCTCACTGAGTCCCAGTAATGGATACTGGACTGTGGTTCTGAGGAATGAGAATGAATATGAAGCCTTTGCTGGTCCtcctgtctctctgtctctgagCGTGAAGCTGCAGCGggtctgtgtgtttgtggattATGAAGAGGGTCTGGTCTCCTTTTATGATGTGGAGTCCAGCTCTCATATCTACTCTTTCACTGATCAGTCTTTCAATGACAAACTCTGTCCATATTTTAGCCCAGGCTTTAATAATGGAGGTAAAAACTCGACTCCACTGATCATCACACCTGTCAATTACAATAAATGA
- the LOC125252207 gene encoding E3 ubiquitin-protein ligase TRIM39-like isoform X1, with protein sequence MAESASISSKGRETMRRSINLPPDMSSSSGPLTEELQCSICLDVFTDPVTTSCGHNFCKTCLNKCWDNSQTCSCPCCKETFKHRPDLKINTTLREVVDHYKKKIPEKTTDVVKETEVLCDICEEREQKALKSCLVCQSSYCETHLERHLRVAGLKKHKLINPVSNLEDYICQKHERPLELFCRDDQTCVCPMCDVTDHKNHNTVSIEEESEEKKAQLMKTQKGVQQTIQDRIKKIQDIKHSSEVRKRNTEKEKAARVELFTDLIRSIERCQTELLEMMEEQQKAAEKQEEELIEELEQEITELKMRNSELEELSQTDDHLHFLQTYSSLCSPRNTRNWSEISMKTDESLETLRKALTQLQDTLQEKLTLTEVKRMQQYAVDVTLDPDTAHPNLILSDDGKQVRCGDIKQKLPDKPGRFDQCICVLGKERFSSGRFYFEVQVKEKTRWELGVARESIIRKGKISLSPSNGYWTVVLRNENEYEAFAGPPVSLSLSVKLQRVCVFVDYEEGLVSFYDVESSSHIYSFTDQSFNDKLCPYFSPGFNNGGKNSTPLIITPVNYNK encoded by the exons ATGGCAGAATCGGCATCAATATCATCAAAAGGAAGAGAGACCATGAGACGGAGTATAAATCTGCCTCCag ATATGTCATCCTCTAGTGGTCCACTGACTGAGGAGCTTCAGTGCTCTATCTGTCTGGACGTGTTCACTGATCCAGTCACCACTTCATGTGGACACAACTTCTGCAAGACCTGTCTGAATAAGTGCTGGGACAACAGCCAGACCTGCAGCTGTCCATGTTGTAAAGAAACATTCAAGCACAGACCTGATCTCAAGATTAATACCACACTCAGAGAGGTTGTAGATCACTATAAGAAGAAAATTCCTGAGAAAACAACTGATGTTGTGAAAGAAACTGAAGTTCTGTGTGACATCTGTGAGGAAAGAGAGCAGAAAGCCCTGAAGTCGTGTCTGGTGTGTCAGAGCTCTTACTGTGAAACTCACCTGGAGCGTCATTTGAGAGTGGCAGGTTTAAAGAAACACAAACTGATCAATCCTGTGAGTAATCTGGAGGACTATATATGTCAGAAACATGAGAGACCTCTGGAGCTGTTCTGTAGAGATGATCAGACATGTGTGTGTCCGATGTGTGACGTGACAGACCACAAGAACCACAAcactgtttctatagaagaGGAGAGTGAGGAGAAGAAG GCTCAACTGATGAAAACACAGAAAGGTGTGCAGCAGACGATCCAGGACAGAATCAAGAAGATTCAAGACATCAAACACTCATCAGAAGTCAGAAAA AGAAACACAGAGAAGGAGAAAGCAGCCCGTGTCGAGCTCTTCACTGAtctcatccgctccattgagagatgTCAGACTGAACTGCTGGAGATGATGGAGGAGCAGCAGAAAGCAGCAGAGAAACAGGAGGAAGAGCTCATTGAAGagctggagcaggagatcactGAGCTAAAGATGAGAAACTCTGAGCTGGAGGAGCTCTCACAGACTGACGATCACCTCCACTTCCTACAG ACCTACTCATCCCTGTGCAGCCCTAGAAACACCAGGAACTGGTCTGAGATCAGTATGAAGACTGATGAGAGTCTGGAGACTCTGAGGAAAGCTCTGACTCAACTGCAGGACACTCTACAGGAGAAACTCACGCTAACTG AGGTGAAGAGGATGCAGCAGtatgcag TGGATGTGACTCTGGATCCTGATACAGCTCATCCAAACCTCATCCTGTCTGATGATGGAAAACAAGTGAGATGTGGAGACATTAAGCAGAAACTCCCAGACAAACCAGGGAGATTTGATCAATGTATATGTGTTCTGGGAAAGGAGAGATTCTCCTCAGGGAGATTTTATTTTGAGGTGCAGGTGAAGGAAAAGACTAGATGGGAGTTAGGAGTGGCCAGAGAATCCATTATCAGGAAGGGAAAGATCTCACTGAGTCCCAGTAATGGATACTGGACTGTGGTTCTGAGGAATGAGAATGAATATGAAGCCTTTGCTGGTCCtcctgtctctctgtctctgagCGTGAAGCTGCAGCGggtctgtgtgtttgtggattATGAAGAGGGTCTGGTCTCCTTTTATGATGTGGAGTCCAGCTCTCATATCTACTCTTTCACTGATCAGTCTTTCAATGACAAACTCTGTCCATATTTTAGCCCAGGCTTTAATAATGGAGGTAAAAACTCGACTCCACTGATCATCACACCTGTCAATTACAATAAATGA